In one window of Vibrio sp. JC009 DNA:
- a CDS encoding ImmA/IrrE family metallo-endopeptidase, translating into MSEPKSLKGWLTYFQQNSPADVEALCKQLGIECIAERMPDSVSGYIERISDFKYRIAFNAIHPRVRQRFTIAHELGHFYQHREILGYGTGDNKAYRSIETGHDNPNIKQRHETEANAFAADLLMPKNLIEEWRDAGYSFYSVKRKLDVSESALRFRLQNLNIELSEQ; encoded by the coding sequence ATGAGTGAACCAAAATCATTGAAAGGCTGGTTAACTTACTTTCAGCAAAATAGCCCGGCTGATGTAGAAGCCCTGTGTAAGCAGTTAGGGATTGAGTGTATTGCTGAGCGAATGCCTGATAGTGTATCGGGATATATCGAACGTATAAGTGATTTCAAATATCGTATCGCTTTTAACGCTATTCATCCAAGGGTTCGACAGAGGTTTACTATTGCTCATGAACTGGGGCATTTCTATCAGCACCGAGAAATCTTAGGTTATGGTACCGGAGATAACAAAGCTTACCGCTCAATTGAAACGGGACACGATAACCCAAATATCAAGCAACGTCATGAGACTGAAGCGAATGCTTTTGCAGCTGATCTCCTGATGCCTAAGAACCTGATTGAAGAATGGCGTGATGCTGGATACTCATTTTATTCTGTTAAGCGAAAGTTGGATGTTTCAGAATCTGCATTGCGGTTTCGATTGCAGAACCTGAATATTGAGCTTTCAGAGCAGTAA